Within the Thermanaeromonas toyohensis ToBE genome, the region CGGCTTCAAGTTAAGCCGGGGCTTTTTACTGGGATATTTAATAAAGGGGGCTAGCGTTTGATCGGCCGTGAGTTTCAACGAGCGCTGGAGGATTTTGCTTCCTATCTAATAGCAGAAAAGAACGTGGCCCCTAGGACACTTATAGCTTACCTAACAGATTTGAAGCAGTTTGCGGTTTATGTACAAAGTATCTTAGGACCCGGTACACGACCAGAAGAAGTAGATCGCACCTTGATACGGCGTTTCTTGGGCTGGCTTAATGTATTGCAGGAAAAGAAGAGTAGCATAGCCCGAAAGCTAGTGGCCTTGCGGGTATTTTATCGTTATCTTTTGCGCGAAGGCCGGGTAGAGATTAATCCAGTAGAGCTTGTACGGTCTCCCCGACAAGAAAAAAGGTTGCCCAAGTATCTTCCCTATAATGAAATAGTAAAGATCCTCGAGGCCCCCCCTCCCACCCCCTTGGGATTAAGGGATCGGGCTTTGTGGGAAACCCTTTATGCTTCGGGGCTGAGGGTAGGAGAGCTAGTAAGCCTTAATCTAGAGGACGTAGATTTAATACGGGGGGAGATAAGGGTAAAGGGTAAAGGGCAACGTGAACGCTTAGCACCCCTCGGAAAGATAGCCATAGCAGCCCTTAAAGATTATTTGGCGCGGGGGAGGCCGGTATTAGCCGCTAGAGGAAACCAAAAGGAAAAGGCGCTTTTCTTAAACCACCGGGGGCGCCGGTTGACCAGTCGTGGAGTCCGGGAACGCCTGGACTATTACGTTAAAAGGATGGCAGTAACCGCAGATGTTTCACCCCATACCTTAAGGCATTGTTTTGCTACCCATATGTTGGAGAGGGGAGCTGACTTGCGTGTTGTGCAGGAATTGCTGGGTCATGCCCGTTTAAGTAGCACTCAAGTGTATACTCATGTTACCCCAGAGCACTTACGCCAAATATACCAAAAGGCACATCCTAGGGCACGGGAGGTTACCAGAAAAGAAACAGGGGAAACAAGGCTATATATTGAGCAGGAATAGAGCCTCGATAGAGCCCCTAAGGAAGAGGTATGAATATGCAGGCTAAAAAAGTGTATAGTACCACTGTCATTGCTGTGAAAAGAGGCGATAAAGTAGCCATAGCAAGTGACGGACAGGTTACCTTGGGTAATACAGTGCTTAAACACCAGGCGCGTAAAGTCCGCCGCCTCTATCAAGGGCAAGTCCTTGCCGGGTTTGCAGGTAGCGTAGCTGACGCCTTTACCCTTTTTGAAAAATTTGAAGCCAAGTTAGAGGAATACAAAGGGAACCTCCAACGTGCTGCTGTAGAGCTAGGGAAAGAGTGGCGTACAGATCGGTTGCTTAGACGTTTGGAGGCCTTATTAGTGGTAGCGGACCGGGAAAGGTTACTTCTTATCTCTGGTAGTGGGGAGATTATAGAGCCGGATGATGGTGTAGTAGCTATAGGTTCAGGAGGTCCTTATGCCCTGGCTGCAGCTCGAGCCTTGATAAAACATACAAACCTAGGCGCAGCGGACATTGCCAGGGAAGCTCTAAAAATAGCAGCTTCTATCTGTATCTATACCAATGAAAATATTGTTATCGAAGAGCTATAAAATAGCAAGCCCGGCATAGAAGG harbors:
- a CDS encoding site-specific tyrosine recombinase, producing MIGREFQRALEDFASYLIAEKNVAPRTLIAYLTDLKQFAVYVQSILGPGTRPEEVDRTLIRRFLGWLNVLQEKKSSIARKLVALRVFYRYLLREGRVEINPVELVRSPRQEKRLPKYLPYNEIVKILEAPPPTPLGLRDRALWETLYASGLRVGELVSLNLEDVDLIRGEIRVKGKGQRERLAPLGKIAIAALKDYLARGRPVLAARGNQKEKALFLNHRGRRLTSRGVRERLDYYVKRMAVTADVSPHTLRHCFATHMLERGADLRVVQELLGHARLSSTQVYTHVTPEHLRQIYQKAHPRAREVTRKETGETRLYIEQE
- the hslV gene encoding ATP-dependent protease subunit HslV, translated to MQAKKVYSTTVIAVKRGDKVAIASDGQVTLGNTVLKHQARKVRRLYQGQVLAGFAGSVADAFTLFEKFEAKLEEYKGNLQRAAVELGKEWRTDRLLRRLEALLVVADRERLLLISGSGEIIEPDDGVVAIGSGGPYALAAARALIKHTNLGAADIAREALKIAASICIYTNENIVIEEL